One stretch of Anabrus simplex isolate iqAnaSimp1 chromosome 3, ASM4041472v1, whole genome shotgun sequence DNA includes these proteins:
- the LOC136867295 gene encoding uncharacterized protein encodes MVSKCLAVLFVALFAVQASEANVIDDIIGQMGTAMNKTMATIKEKLADLENSASNIIDNIQEKVQEVEDKAAETVQKYVEQAQELGANITECQNTAQEAFDKVKNASTSGLRECLSTLRQTMQPDLDLLDGDMQQVQAFATEAAKNFSACGFINPSCQMKVISEVSKQAATMGNKVKSDATTFAQDFAPAESQFNTCAQTEMSSAVSTTQDTIKEEVQCIQQKIQEISSQ; translated from the exons ATGGTCTCCAAGTGCTTAGCAGTCCTCTTTGTGGCTCTGTTCGCCGTCCAG GCCTCAGAAGCCAACGTCATCGACGACATCATTGGACAGATGGGCACGGCTATGAACAAAACAATGGCCACAATCAAGGAGAAACTGGCCGACTTGGAGAACAGTGCATCCAACATCATTGACAACATCCAGGAGAAAGTCCAGGAGGTAGAAGACAAAGCTGCCGAGACCGTTCAGAAATACGTCGAACAGGCCCAGGAGCTTGGTGCTAACATCACTGAGTGTCAGAATACGGCCCAGGAGGCATTCGACAAAGTGAAGAACGCCAGTACCTCCGGCCTCAGGGAGTGTTTGTCCACTCTCCGCCAAACCATGCAACCTGACCTCGATCTGTTGGACGGTGACATGCAGCAGGTTCAAGCATTCGCCACTGAGGCCGCTAAGAACTTCTCAGCATGTGGCTTCATCAACCCTTCCTGCCAAATGAAAGTCATCTCTGAGGTATCCAAGCAGGCAGCCACTATGGGCAATAAAGTTAAGTCTGATGCCACCACATTCGCTCAGGACTTCGCCCCTGCTGAGAGCCAGTTCAACACATGCGCCCAGACCGAGATGAGCTCAGCTGTTTCTACTACTCAGGATACCATCAAGGAAGAGGTACAGTGTATCCAACAGAAGATCCAAGAGATCAGTTCGCAGTAA
- the LOC136867296 gene encoding uncharacterized protein: MVSKCFAVLFVALFAVQASEANVIDDIIGQMGTAMNKTMATIKEKLADLEDSASNIIDSIQEKVQEVEDKAAETVQKYVEQAQELGANITECQNTAQEAFDKVKNASTSGLRECLSTLRETMQPDLDLLDGDMQQVQAFATEAAKNFSACGFINPSCQMKVISEVSKQAATLGNKVKSDATTFAQDFAPAESQFNTCAQADMSSAVSTTQDTIKEEVQCIQQKIQEISSQ, from the exons ATGGTCTCCAAGTGCTTTGCAGTCCTCTTCGTGGCTCTGTTCGCCGTCCAG GCCTCAGAAGCCAACGTCATCGACGACATCATTGGACAGATGGGCACGGCTATGAACAAAACAATGGCCACAATCAAGGAGAAACTGGCCGACTTGGAGGACAGTGCATCCAACATCATTGACAGCATCCAAGAGAAAGTCCAAGAAGTAGAAGACAAAGCCGCCGAGACCGTTCAGAAATACGTCGAACAGGCCCAGGAGCTTGGTGCTAACATCACTGAGTGTCAGAATACAGCCCAGGAGGCATTCGACAAAGTGAAGAACGCCAGTACCTCCGGTCTCAGGGAGTGTTTGTCCACTCTTCGCGAAACCATGCAACCTGACCTCGATCTGTTGGACGGTGACATGCAGCAGGTTCAAGCATTCGCCACTGAGGCCGCTAAGAACTTCTCAGCGTGTGGCTTCATCAACCCTTCCTGCCAAATGAAAGTCATCTCTGAGGTATCCAAGCAGGCAGCCACTTTGGGCAATAAAGTTAAGTCTGATGCCACCACATTCGCTCAGGACTTCGCCCCTGCTGAGAGCCAGTTCAACACATGCGCCCAAGCCGACATGAGCTCTGCTGTTTCTACTACTCAGGATACCATCAAGGAAGAGGTACAGTGTATCCAACAGAAGATCCAAGAGATCAGTTCGCAGTAA